One part of the Eucalyptus grandis isolate ANBG69807.140 chromosome 10, ASM1654582v1, whole genome shotgun sequence genome encodes these proteins:
- the LOC104422805 gene encoding uncharacterized protein LOC104422805 yields MGVLLMRKPHHIPLPIGIFFWPMRRRSNLLDGSDGVVWVDGRFREESSVIINQSGRYAPKTKGNSISVRPRRSQHFFACSALHRRPPPPPSSMASIYTCKECGANLNLSAHHLYPPDFYFEAGNKDSVSFSAVDASKFRFEKEDKIRPFFETLDYWGIQRKRTKIICNSCGRLVGHVYDDGPPMMSGTGQFHMGPSQVIPRAPRYRFKNKALHVTSET; encoded by the coding sequence ATGGGGGTATTGCTCATGAGAAAACCACACCACATCCCACTGCcaattggaattttcttttggccaatgCGACGTCGTTCCAATCTTCTAGACGGTTCCGACGGCGTCGTGTGGGTGGACGGCCGCTTCCGAGAAGAGTCTTCGGTTATAATAAACCAGTCCGGACGTTACGCGCCGAAGACGAAAGGCAATTCGATCTCCGTCCGCCCCCGGCGAAGTCAACATTTCTTCGCATGCTCAGCCCTTcatcgccgcccgccgccgccgccgtcgtcaaTGGCGTCGATCTACACGTGCAAGGAGTGCGGGGCCAACCTCAACCTCAGCGCCCACCACCTCTACCCGCCGGACTTCTACTTCGAGGCCGGGAACAAGGACTCCGTCTCCTTCTCCGCCGTCGACGCCTCCAAGTTCCGGTTCGAGAAGGAGGACAAGATCAGGCCCTTCTTCGAGACCCTCGACTACTGGGGCATCCAGCGGAAGCGGACCAAGATCATCTGCAACTCCTGCGGCCGCCTCGTCGGCCATGTCTACGACGACGGGCCCCCGATGATGAGCGGCACGGGTCAGTTCCACATGGGGCCGAGCCAGGTGATCCCCAGGGCGCCGAGGTATCGGTTTAAGAACAAGGCTCTGCACGTGACTTCCGAGACTTGA
- the LOC104423994 gene encoding uncharacterized protein At1g76070, with protein MEKGKPSKLKGMLLKFLPKSPTAVTFQSPPISPRKATPGKALLIPAASIIPKDARRRMKNGSFDAREPGSPMVSCIGQVKNKKKKTKLRLNRQDLPPMGETRLEEKRPKEVKKNSHSSSKFQLFKTAKRGQKSDIADKSKPLGLEKVPSLADVKKFASGRGVLTNFDWRDHGAAVVPDCSDDEEIDGVKKKIIPHSAPIVLGRNEIVLEPKKEINLWKRRTTAPPPPLQLKIC; from the coding sequence ATGGAGAAGGGGAAGCCATCGAAACTGAAAGGCATGTTGCTCAAGTTCCTGCCGAAATCGCCGACTGCAGTTACATTCCAGAGTCCGCCGATCAGTCCCAGAAAGGCCACTCCGGGGAAAGCGCTCTTGATTCCAGCTGCGTCGATAATCCCAAAGGATGctagaagaagaatgaagaatgGAAGCTTTGATGCCCGAGAACCTGGCTCACCAATGGTCTCGTGCATAGGACAAgtgaagaacaagaagaaaaagacgaaGCTAAGGCTCAACAGGCAGGACTTGCCTCCAATGGGAGAAACCAGATTGGAAGAGAAACGTCCCAAAGAGGTAAAGAAAAATAGTCAttcatcttcaaaatttcaGCTCTTCAAGACAGCAAAACGCGGGCAAAAATCTGATATTGCTGACAAGAGTAAGCCTTTGGGTCTGGAGAAAGTGCCCTCCCTGGCTGATGTGAAGAAATTTGCAAGTGGACGCGGTGTACTGACCAACTTCGACTGGAGGGATCACGGTGCAGCAGTGGTTCCAGATTGTTCGGATGATGAAGAAATAGATggggtgaagaagaagatcatacCCCATTCTGCACCCATTGTGCTTGGCAGAAATGAAATTGTACTAGAGCCCAAGAAAGAGATAAACTTGTGGAAGAGAAGAACCACGGCTCCTCCACCACCGCTTCAGCTGAAAATCTGTTAG
- the LOC104422806 gene encoding pentatricopeptide repeat-containing protein At3g46790, chloroplastic, with amino-acid sequence MHLLGSRVMLKHLFGSTATRETIRFYFNGRASIGIQNRDSYDYTHLLERCRSSSCLKKIHAQIVIGGFEQNPFLAAKLVGAYGDYGAPDMGDARKVFDRLSDRDVFLWNVMIRGYANLGPFEEALNVYRHMRLSCVSANRYTFPFVLKACGAMKCVKRGKVIHAHVVKLAFDLDLYVGNALLAFYAKCGAIEMSRVVFGEIPRKDIVSWNSMISGYTSNGYAGEAIKLFRAMVQEHNFMPDNATLVGILPACAQAAAIHIGFWIHTYIMKSGMEVNAFLASGLISIYGNCGHVKIARDVFNQVCDKNIVVWNAMIRCYGMHGRTDEALNMFSKVVELGLCPDGLMFLCVLSTCSHAGLVSKGWEIFHSMEAYGIQKAEEHYACMVDLLGRARLLDEAARLIETMPIPAGKHVYGALLGASRVHNNIELAEKAAEKLFVLDPDNAGRYILLAKMYEDAGRWQDVARARKLVKEKEIRKPTGCSSVEIESFHHTFGVQDESHPCAQEIFETLRSLEGMEDEELVMTYM; translated from the coding sequence ATGCATCTGCTGGGCTCACGAGTGATGCTAAAGCATCTGTTCGGCTCCACTGCGACGCGTGAAACAATCAGATTCTACTTCAATGGGAGGGCATCTATAGGCATCCAGAACAGAGACTCGTATGACTACACGCACCTGTTGGAACGTTGCAGGAGCAGCTCGTGCCTCAAAAAGATACACGCCCAGATCGTGATCGGGGGATTTGAGCAGAACCCATTTCTCGCGGCGAAGCTGGTCGGGGCTTATGGCGACTACGGCGCGCCGGACATGGGCGACGCGCGTAAGGTGTTCGATAGATTGTCGGACAGAGATGTTTTCTTGTGGAATGTGATGATCCGGGGTTATGCGAACTTGGGTCCTTTCGAGGAAGCATTGAACGTGTACCGCCACATGCGGTTAAGTTGTGTCTCTGCTAACAGATACACGTTTCCATTCGTGCTGAAGGCTTGCGGTGCCATGAAATGCGTGAAGAGAGGTAAAGTTATTCATGCCCACGTCGTGAAGTTGGCGTTTGACTTGGATTTATATGTTGGGAATGCTCTTTTGGCATTTTATGCCAAGTGCGGGGCCATTGAAATGTCTAGAGTAGTGTTTGGTGAAATCCCTCGGAAGGACATTGTCAGCTGGAATTCCATGATTTCTGGTTATACTTCAAATGGATATGCCGGTGAAGCAATAAAGCTTTTTCGTGCAATGGTGCAAGAGCACAATTTTATGCCTGACAACGCAACTCTTGTTGGAATTCTACCTGCATGTGCTCAAGCAGCAGCAATACACATAGGATTTTGGATTCATACTTACATTATGAAGTCGGGTATGGAAGTAAATGCTTTTCTCGCTAGTGGGCTCATTTCAATCTATGGAAATTGCGGGCATGTCAAAATTGCAAGAGATGTTTTCAATCAAGTTTGCGACAAGAATATTGTTGTATGGAATGCTATGATAAGGTGCTATGGTATGCACGGTCGCACAGATGAGGCGCTCAACATGTTCTCGAAAGTCGTAGAGCTTGGCCTGTGCCCTGATGGATTGATGTTCTTGTGTGTATTATCTACTTGTAGTCATGCAGGACTTGTCTCAAAAGGCTGGGAAATTTTTCACAGTATGGAAGCATATGGAATTCAAAAGGCTGAGGAGCACTATGCTTGCATGGTTGATCTTTTGGGCAGGGCCAGGTTACTTGATGAAGCGGCCAGACTCATAGAAACTATGCCCATTCCTGCAGGGAAACATGTCTATGGTGCTCTGCTTGGTGCTTCTCGGGTGCATAATAATATAGAACTTGCGGAAAAAGCGgcagagaaattgtttgtgctGGACCCTGATAATGCTGGCCGGTACATACTACTAGCAAAAATGTACGAAGATGCTGGGCGTTGGCAGGATGTTGCCAGAGCAAGGAAGCTGGTGAAAGAGAAGGAGATTAGGAAGCCAACTGGTTGTAGTTCGGTTGAGATCGAGAGCTTTCACCACACTTTTGGTGTTCAGGACGAGTCCCACCCATGTGCGCAGGAGATCTTTGAAACTCTCAGGAGTTTGGAGGGAATGGAAGATGAAGAATTAGTTATGACTTACATGTGA